The Lysobacter oculi genomic sequence TTAACCAACCTTCGCGCCATTCGATGTGCGGCAACGTGTCCGTGCGCTTCACGCCCATGCGTTCGATCAGAACGTCGATCGGGCTGCGCGCCGCGCCTGCCTTTTGCTTGCGTCCGCCGCTTGCGTCTTCCTCCGGGGCCGGCACCGCGAACACATGGCAGGCATGCACCGCGCGGGTCAGCGCGACATACAGCACGCGGAACCGCTCGTCCTGCACTTCGCGCGCATCGCGTTCGATCGCGGCCTCGTCCACGTGCAGGCGATGCCCGCCCGCCGGGTCATGCAAGGACACGACTTTCGGCTTCTGCGGACGCGCTTCGTGCATCGACATCAACGGCAGGAACACCACCGGGAATTCCAGCCCCTTGCTGGCGTGCAGGGTCATCAGGCGCACGCGCGGGGATTGCGATTCGATGCGCAACTGGCGCGCCTCGCGGTCGTCCTCGCTGTCGCCGCCACTGCCATCGCGCTGGGCGGTGAACCACGCGAGCAATTCGCCTTCGCCCATGCCGGCCTCGGCCTGGGCCTGCAACAGTTCGCCCAGGTGGCGCAGGTCGGTCAGCACGCGTTCGCCGTCTTCTTCCGCCAGCAAGGCAGGCCCGCGCTCGGCGATGAGCGCATCCACCAGCGCCGGCACGCCGCGCCGGCGCCAGCGTTGCCGCCAATCGTGGAAGCGCAGGCTGATGCGCTGTGCGCTTTCGGGATCGTGTTCCAGCGCCGACACTTCGGCCAGCGTCATGCCGCCCAGCCGCGTCAGCAAGGCCGCGTGCGCAAGCGACGCCGATTCCGCATGCCACACGGCATGCATGAACACCTGCAGGTCGCGCGCGATGTCGCCGGCGAACACGCTGTCGCGGCCACGGGTGACGCAGGGCACGCCCTTGCGTTCCAGCAACGTGCGCAGTCGCGCGACCTGGTGGTTGTCCGGCAGCAGCACCGCGATGTGTTCCGGGCGCAATGCTTTTTCGCCGATGAAATGCGCGCCCGAAGCCAGCATCGCCGCGATCTGGCTGGCGCAGGCGTTCAGCGCTTCATCGACCTGCGTGCGCTTGTCGCCGCTGGCGTCGTCGCGGACGTGGATGACGAGTGGCCGTTCGACGCGCACGCCATCGATGGCATACGCATGCTTGTCGGCGCGTCCGGCCGCCGTGACCGGCAGGTATTTGATACCGGATGACGACTCGCCTTGCGCATCCAACGCATGACCCGCCGCATCGAAGAAGGCGTTGACCGCATCGACATAGGGCGTGCTGGAACGCTGGTTGACCGTGAGCGAAAGCTGGTCGGCGACATCGCCCGCGGCACGGGTGTAGGTATGGATGTCGCCGCCACGGAAACGATAGATGGCCTGCTTGGGGTCGCCGATCATCAACAGGCGGCCGCGCGGCTGGCCGGCATCATCGCGATAGATCGCATCGAGCGTGCCGTATTGCAGGTCGTCGGTGTCCTGGAATTCGTCGATCAACGCCACCGGCCATGCGGCGAACAGCGCATCGGCGAGCGGGCGTGCATCGCCGTTCGCCGCTTTCACCATCAACGCATCGTGGACGATGGCGAGCAGGTCGTCGAAACCGATGCTGTCATGGCGCTGCATCCACGCCTGCTTGCGTTCGAGACCCCAGCTGCGCAGGCGGTGCAGCAGGTTGAGGTGGAGGTGGTGATGGCGGGCGACGAGTGCTTCGGCCAACTGCGCGGAAGCCGTCAATGCACGCTGCAAGTCGGCGTCCTGCTCCATGCCTTTCAGGATGCCCTTCGGGCCATCCGCCATGCGCAGGGTTTCAAGCTGCTTGGCGGTGATGTCGCCGGGATCGCCGGAATCCAGAATGTCGGCTACTTCCAGCCAGGTGCGGGGCAACACGCTGCCCTTGCGGAACAGCGTCGGCCGCGCGCCCTCACGCAACATGTCAGCGATGCCTTCCGGCAACACCGGCGCCTCCCCCGGCTCGACGCGCAACCCCGGCTTCAACCATTCCTTCAAATCCTTCGCGCCCGGCCACTTGCCATCGAGCACGGCGAGTTCCTGCGCTGGCCATGCCGCCTCGCGCGTCGCGGCATCGCCCTGCCACAGCGTGCGTTGCAGGTCGGTGGCGAGTTCACGCATCAAGGTATCGCCATCCACCAGTTCGGCTGGTTCGAAACGCCCACCCGCCGCGAACGGATGCTCGCGCAGGATCCGCGTGCACAGGCCGTGCAATGTACCGATGGGCGCGAGGTCCAGTTCCGCCAGCGCGATGCGAAGACGAAGCAGGTCCTGGTCGCGCACACCTTCCTTGACCCAGCGGTTTTCGAGCCATTGGTCCAACGCATCGGGATCGCTCGCCGCTTCGCCATGCGCGGCACGTTCCGCACGCTGGATGCGCTTGCGCAGGCGTTCGCGCAGTTCCGCCGCCGCCGCGTTGGTGAACGTGGCGACGACGATCCTGCGCGGCGTTACGCCCTCGCCTTCCAGCAGCAGGCGCAGGTAGAGCGCGGCGATGGTCCAGGTCTTGCCGGTGCCTGCGCTGGCCTCGATCAGGCTGCGGCCCGGCGGCGCGAGCGGCAGCGTTTCCCATGAGTCGAAGACGCGGCTCATGCGTCACCTTCAGCGGGCTTGGGCGATGCGAAATGCAGGCAGGCATCCACTTGCCTCGCGAAGTCGATCAACGCATGCAACGCTGGCGACCCCGCATCGAAACTCTCGTCGCCCGCAAGAAGTGCGTTCGCACCCGGCGCGCGATCGCGTTCGCCTGCGCCCCAGTTGCCGAGCCACCTGTCCCGCACCGCCCTTTCAACCGCAGGCATGTCTTTCTGATCACGCACGTCCACCGCCGCCTGCGCCGTGTCAGGGAACCATCGCAGCGGATGCTGCGGCGCTTCCAGCCACCAGCCCGCGAGTTGGGTCAGGCGCGCGCGCACCTCGTCCAACGATGTGTCGCCCGTCTGCAACGACGCGTCCCAGTCGTTGATCGCCGCCGCCCACGCATCGCTTTTCTCGTCGCACAGCATCGCGATGCGCACCGGCACTTCCGCAGGCGTCGCCAGCCGCAAGGCGAGCCATTCGATGAACAGCGGAAGATAGTGGCGGAAGCCGAGTTCCTTCGCCTTCTTCAGCCCCTTGTTGCCGACCGGAATGCCGATCAGTTGCAGGCCACCTTCCGCGCGATCGAACACGTTGCGCACATGGCCTTGCAGCGGCATGGCGTGGCCATCGATGTCCAGCACGAGATCGATCGGGATGTCGCGCGGCGTGCCCGGCGCGATGCCTTCGCGCTCGGCGGCGGCGCGGATGTCGCGCAGCACGCCGGCCTCGTGTTGCCATGCGGCCTCGCCCAACGCGCCGCTGGGCAGGCGACCGGAGAGTCGCAGCCAATCCGGCGCTACGTCATCGGCCGCGCCTTCGCGGAACAGTCGACGTGCCACGCTGTCGAAGGCCGGCAAGGTGGGCGCGAGCGGCTCTTCGCCTTCCAGGCCATCATCGTCCAGCGCATCGAGCTTGGCGCGGGCGTGGCGTTCCAGCAGATGACGTCCAGGGTCGCGGAAATACGCGACGAGATCACGCAACGTGATGCGTTCGGGCGGCGTTGCGACTGCTTCATTCGCATCAGCCGTGGCTGACGATGCGGCTTCGTCATCTGCTTTAGCGCGCGTTTTCCGCAGCGGCACCTGGCTGGCATCGAAGGTGTAGAGCCGCGCATCGCGGGCATCGAAGTAGCGCGCATCGAACGGCTGCAACGGGTGCGCGACGCGCCACGCCTGCGTCTTCGCATGCGTACGCGGCGATTCTTCGCCTTCGGGTGTTTCGACGGGCGGCATGCGCGCATCGGCGATGGCGTCGGCACGTTCCAGCATCGCCATCAATTCGGCCAGTGGCGCGGCGGGGTTGCGCGGCTGTCCATCGCCCACGCCTTCGCCGATCCAGCCCAGGTGCAGGCGATCACGCGCCGACATCAGCGTTTCAAGGAACAGATAGCGGTCGTCGCTGCGCTGCTCGCGGTCGCCGATGCGGCGCAGGCGTGCCATCAGGTCGAGGCCACCATCGTTGGGCGTGCGCGGGAATTCGCCATCGTCCAGCCCGAGCACCGCGATGAAACGGAACGGGATCGCGCGCTGCGGCACCATGCCGCAAAATGTCGCGCCACCGAGCAGGAAGGGCTGGCGCTCCGGCACCGCATCGAGCGCGGCAAGCGTGCGTTCCTGCACCACCGACCAATGCAGCACCGGGTCCACGCCGGCGGCTGCGGTTTCCTCCTGCAGGCCGCGCAGCAGTTGCAGCAGCGTGTCCCAGGCCTCACGCGCGGCGCGGTCCTGCGTGTCAATGCGCAAGGCCTGTTCGCACAGCGCGACCAGCGCCGTGGCCCAGCGGCTGGCCGTCATCTCGCGCGTCGAGAGCGTCTGCACGCGTTGCACGACCGTGAGCAGGCCGTCGAGCGCGGCCATCGCTTGCGCCGCATCGCCTTCCACCCCGGCGAGTGGCAACAGTTCGCTGCCATCGGCAAGTTCGAGCGCGTGGTTCGCATCGTCGCTTTCATCGACGAACAGATGCCCGGCGATCATCCGGTCCACGGCCCAGGCGAAGCCGTGTTCGGGCAAGCCCGGCACGCCGAATCCGGCGCGATGCGCGGGGTCCAGCGACCACGCCACGTGGCTGTCGGCCAGCAGGTATTCCAGCGCCGCAAGCCCGCTCGGCTGCAAGCCGAAGCGGCGCGCGACATCGGGCAGCGACAGCAGGTCCAGCACTTCGGGCGCGGTGATGCGCGCGGCCGGCAGCCGCAGCAGGCGCGCCATCGCCGCGAACAACGGGTGGCTGCTCGACGCCGGCACATCGGCCATGTGGAAGGGAATCGGCTCACGCGTGCTGCCGGGCTCGCCGAACACCGCGGGAATCAGCGGCAGGTAACGGCGGATGTCGGGCGCCATCACCAGCATCTCGCCGGGCGCGATTCCCGCCGCGCGCGCATCGAGCATCGCGTCGCGCAGCACTTCCAGCTCGCGCTTGGGCGTGTGGCAGGCGTGCATGCGCAGGGAGGCATCTCGCAATTCGGTGTCGATGTCGGCACCCGGCGCGATCAAACCTTCGTCCAGCCGAAGGATGCTGGCCTGCACGCGCTGCAACCGGTTCGAAGGCGCTTCGTCCTGCGCATCGCGCCAGTGGCGGCTGTCTTCGCGCACGTTGGCATCGGCCACGGCGCTGAAGAAATGCTGGCCCATGCGGCCCCAGCGCGAGAGCAGTTCGTGGCGTTGCGGCCGCCACCATTCGCCCTCGCCCGCCTCTTCCATCAAGCGTTCTTCGTCGATGCGCCACGCCGCGGCATCCACGCCATCGAGCACGCCCCAGTAATCGCGGCAGGGGTCGGGGAGATACAACGCAACCAGCGCCTGTTCGGCATAGGCGCGCAGGGCTTGCAGTTCCATCGGCGCGAGATGGCTGACGCCGAAGACGTGCAGCGGCGCACGTTCGCGGCCATCCGCATTGAGGTCGGCGATGAGCGACTTCATCACTTCCGCGCGATGCGTGCCCAGCGATTCCGCAGCATGACGCCAGAGCGGCGCGAGCAGGCGCACTTCGGTGTCGATCAACGCGCCGTCGCTGGATTTCCCGGTGGCGAAGCGACGCTTGCCGCCTTGCCAGGCCTCCAGCCAGTCGGGGCGATAGACGAGGTATTGCGAATACAGCTTCGCCAGCCGATCGGCCAACTGGTAAAGGCGGCGCGCGCGCTCGGCGGCATCGGCGCCGGGCGGCGCAAGGAAGCGTTCGATGCGCGGATCGTCGAGCCCCTTCACCGAAGCCGCATCGCCCAGCCATTCGTGCAGGTTCCAGCGCAGTTGCGCGCGTTGGTAGCGCGGCAGGGCCACCGCCTGTTCGTCCAACCGCGTCTGCGCAAGGCGGTCGATCCACGTGCTCGGCAGCACCACGTCGAGGTTGGCGACGATGCCGCCCTCGCCCATGCGCCGGGCCAGCGCGCCGGTCAGCCATTGCTTGATGCCGGGATGCGCGGCGATCACCGTCTGCGGCTGCAGCGGGTTCTCGGGCCAGGTCGCGGCGAGCAGGTCGCGGAACGGGTCGAGCAGCGCCTCCAGCCGCGATGCGCGATAGATCACCAGCCCGGTCGTGCCGCGCGCGGCTTCGGTCTGCGGCAGCGCGTGGCGGGGCGTGGAGGCTTCGGTCATGCGTGCATGATGCCGCAGCCCCGTCGCAGGCCGCGAGACTCAGCGCCCTTCGCGCAGGGCCTTCAGCAGCTTCATCCCGGCGCGGCCATCGGCGTTCATGCCGAGCCGCGCCTGTTCGCGCTTGATCGCCTCGCGGCTGGCGGTACCCAGTACGCCGTCCGGGTTGCCGATGGCATGCCCGCGCGCGAGCAGCAGCTTCTGCAGTTCCACGCGCTCGTCGCGGCCCAGGCCGGGGTCATCGGTCGGCCACGGCGTGCGCAGGCCGGTGCCGCCGCGCAGCCGGTCGGCCAGCAGCGAAATCGCCAGCGCGTAGCTCTCGGCGGCGTTGTAGCTGTAGATCGCGTCGTAGTTCTTGAAGACGAGGAAGGCCGGGCCGTTCACGCCGGTCGGCACCAGCACGGCGGCGCGGGTATCGGCGGGCAGTTCGATGCCGCCGCCGTCCACACGCGCCACGCCCATCGCCTGCCAGTCGGACAGCGCACGGCGGTTGGTGCGCCCGGCCAGCGCGGTGTTGAAGCCGGAAGGCAACGTGACCTCGTAGCCCCAGGGCTGGCCCGTGCGCCAACCCGAACGCACGAGATAGTTGGCGGTGGAACCGAGTGCATCGGGGATGCTGCCGACCAGGTCGCGGCGGCCATCGCCATCGAAATCCACCGCGATGCGGTTGTAGGTGGACGGCATGAACTGCGTGTGCCCGAACGCGCCGGCCCACGAGCCCTTCATGTCCTCCACCCGCACGTCGCCGCGCTGGACGATCTTCAGCGCCTCATAGAACTCACTGCGGAAGAACGCCTGCCGCCGCCCGAAGCACGACAGCGTGCCCAGCGACTGCAGCAGCGGGCGCTTGCCGAAATTCTGGCCGTAGTCGCTTTCCACGCCCCAGACCGCGACCACCGTGGCCGGGTCCACGCCGGTCCGCGCCTGCACCTGCGACAGCAGCGCGGCATGCGTGGCCAGGCGCTCGCGGCCCTGGGCCACGCGGCGGCTGTCGACCAGCATGGCCAGGTAATCCCAGAGCGCGGTGGAGAATTCCGGCTGACGGTCGAGCAGCGGCAGCACGCCCATGTCGGGCACCACGCTCGTGGCGTGCTGGCTGAAGGCGGCGTCGCTGACACCGGCGGCGATGGCCGGCGCGCGCAGGCCGGCCATGCAGGTCTGGAACTGGGCGAGTTCGCTGGCGGTCGGCGCGACGGCGGCCGGGCCGCTCGGCGCGGGTGCGACGACGGGCGGCGGTTCCGGCCCCTGCGGCGCGCGCGGCGGCGGGGCTTTCGGCGGCGTGGCGGCGCAGGCGGCCAGCAGGGACGCGGCAAGCGCGGTGATGACGAATCGGGAGCTGCGGATCACGGGCGGCCTCGCGTCAGGGGATGCCCGCATGATGCCACCCGCAACTGAACGGACTTTTGCACGGCGGGAATGGCGGGATGTGGCTTCGTCATGCGCCGGGGAATCGCGCGATGCGGCGGCTTCGTACCCGATGGGATGCGTCAGGCGATGCGGCTTCGTCATGCCGCATGGAGTTGGAGGGATGTGGCTTCACCCTTCCCCATGAAACGAATGGCGCGATGCGGCTTCGTTTTCCCCCATCGAGCGACATGGAAGATGCAGCTTCTACCCACTTTGTGGAAATGACCGGATGCGGCGCCGTCCTGCCGCATGGAAACGGCCCGAAGCCGCCTCCCCCTTCCCCACGAAAAAGGCCGCCCAAGGGCGGCCTTCTCCAGTGACCCGGCGATGCGCTGGATCAGCGACGCCCACCGAGCATGCCCATGCCGGCCTTGAGCACGTCGCCCATGTCCAAGTCGCCGTCGCCGTCCTGGTCCAGCACCGCGCCGAGCAGGCCGCCACCGAGGCCGCCCTGCTGCTGCACCGCCTGTTGTTCCTGGCCGAGGATGCTGCCGAGCATGCCGGCCGAAGGCGAGGCCGCCTGCGCCTGGCCGCCACCGAACATGCGCTTGGCGAGGTAGGCCATGACGATCGGCGCAAGGATCTTGAGCAGCATCTGCGCCTTGTCGCTGCCGAGGCCGGTGGCCTGGCCCAGGCCGCTCACCGCCTGCTGCTGGCGACCGCCGAAGATGTGGCCGAGCTGGCCCAGGCCGTCGGTCTGGCGCGACTGCGCGCCGCCCAGCACCGCACCGAGGATGTCGCCGATGCCCATGCCCGCAGCGCCGGAATGGTCACGCCCCAGCGCGCCGAACAGCGCTTTCGCGCCCTGCGGCTGGCTGGCGTTGCGGCCCAGTGCGCCGAGCAGCAACGGCAGCGCCGCCGCGACCGCACCCGCCGTCTGGGTCTGGCCGGTACCGAGCTGCTGGCTGATCTGCTGCAGGGCCGGCCCGGAAAGCTGGGAGAAGATGTCGTCGGTCAAGCTGCTCATGGGATTTCCTTCGGGGTGAGGCCGCAACGGTAGGGCGGCAGTTGTTACCGTTGCGCCAAGACTAGCGTGCA encodes the following:
- a CDS encoding UvrD-helicase domain-containing protein, whose translation is MSRVFDSWETLPLAPPGRSLIEASAGTGKTWTIAALYLRLLLEGEGVTPRRIVVATFTNAAAAELRERLRKRIQRAERAAHGEAASDPDALDQWLENRWVKEGVRDQDLLRLRIALAELDLAPIGTLHGLCTRILREHPFAAGGRFEPAELVDGDTLMRELATDLQRTLWQGDAATREAAWPAQELAVLDGKWPGAKDLKEWLKPGLRVEPGEAPVLPEGIADMLREGARPTLFRKGSVLPRTWLEVADILDSGDPGDITAKQLETLRMADGPKGILKGMEQDADLQRALTASAQLAEALVARHHHLHLNLLHRLRSWGLERKQAWMQRHDSIGFDDLLAIVHDALMVKAANGDARPLADALFAAWPVALIDEFQDTDDLQYGTLDAIYRDDAGQPRGRLLMIGDPKQAIYRFRGGDIHTYTRAAGDVADQLSLTVNQRSSTPYVDAVNAFFDAAGHALDAQGESSSGIKYLPVTAAGRADKHAYAIDGVRVERPLVIHVRDDASGDKRTQVDEALNACASQIAAMLASGAHFIGEKALRPEHIAVLLPDNHQVARLRTLLERKGVPCVTRGRDSVFAGDIARDLQVFMHAVWHAESASLAHAALLTRLGGMTLAEVSALEHDPESAQRISLRFHDWRQRWRRRGVPALVDALIAERGPALLAEEDGERVLTDLRHLGELLQAQAEAGMGEGELLAWFTAQRDGSGGDSEDDREARQLRIESQSPRVRLMTLHASKGLEFPVVFLPLMSMHEARPQKPKVVSLHDPAGGHRLHVDEAAIERDAREVQDERFRVLYVALTRAVHACHVFAVPAPEEDASGGRKQKAGAARSPIDVLIERMGVKRTDTLPHIEWREGWLNDTSAHYRHEQADDSDREARAMPPPLSGPMPSRHSFSSLNRGHHAGDAGAEAAADDEAASPIDAGVDEGDDTGHAEPEAEHPALLALAKPRGTGIGNALHDALEQRRIGRPMIEQLPLLASMLRRRNLLPEGETGTRLCESWATRLDEAFALPLGAALPPLAALTADEQRAEMEFHFALGSTSLRRLREACAAHGEPTLVPDSERRIAGLMTGKIDLLFQHAWRFHVLDYKGNFAGTRLSDYAPAALAQVMEANQYRFQALLYVVALDRHLRLRLPGYDRTKHLGDVSYLFLRAYGLSPGIGLWRHRFDDVLVEAVGHALPADTTEHAA
- a CDS encoding lytic murein transglycosylase, encoding MIRSSRFVITALAASLLAACAATPPKAPPPRAPQGPEPPPVVAPAPSGPAAVAPTASELAQFQTCMAGLRAPAIAAGVSDAAFSQHATSVVPDMGVLPLLDRQPEFSTALWDYLAMLVDSRRVAQGRERLATHAALLSQVQARTGVDPATVVAVWGVESDYGQNFGKRPLLQSLGTLSCFGRRQAFFRSEFYEALKIVQRGDVRVEDMKGSWAGAFGHTQFMPSTYNRIAVDFDGDGRRDLVGSIPDALGSTANYLVRSGWRTGQPWGYEVTLPSGFNTALAGRTNRRALSDWQAMGVARVDGGGIELPADTRAAVLVPTGVNGPAFLVFKNYDAIYSYNAAESYALAISLLADRLRGGTGLRTPWPTDDPGLGRDERVELQKLLLARGHAIGNPDGVLGTASREAIKREQARLGMNADGRAGMKLLKALREGR
- a CDS encoding DUF937 domain-containing protein; the encoded protein is MSSLTDDIFSQLSGPALQQISQQLGTGQTQTAGAVAAALPLLLGALGRNASQPQGAKALFGALGRDHSGAAGMGIGDILGAVLGGAQSRQTDGLGQLGHIFGGRQQQAVSGLGQATGLGSDKAQMLLKILAPIVMAYLAKRMFGGGQAQAASPSAGMLGSILGQEQQAVQQQGGLGGGLLGAVLDQDGDGDLDMGDVLKAGMGMLGGRR
- the recC gene encoding exodeoxyribonuclease V subunit gamma; this encodes MTEASTPRHALPQTEAARGTTGLVIYRASRLEALLDPFRDLLAATWPENPLQPQTVIAAHPGIKQWLTGALARRMGEGGIVANLDVVLPSTWIDRLAQTRLDEQAVALPRYQRAQLRWNLHEWLGDAASVKGLDDPRIERFLAPPGADAAERARRLYQLADRLAKLYSQYLVYRPDWLEAWQGGKRRFATGKSSDGALIDTEVRLLAPLWRHAAESLGTHRAEVMKSLIADLNADGRERAPLHVFGVSHLAPMELQALRAYAEQALVALYLPDPCRDYWGVLDGVDAAAWRIDEERLMEEAGEGEWWRPQRHELLSRWGRMGQHFFSAVADANVREDSRHWRDAQDEAPSNRLQRVQASILRLDEGLIAPGADIDTELRDASLRMHACHTPKRELEVLRDAMLDARAAGIAPGEMLVMAPDIRRYLPLIPAVFGEPGSTREPIPFHMADVPASSSHPLFAAMARLLRLPAARITAPEVLDLLSLPDVARRFGLQPSGLAALEYLLADSHVAWSLDPAHRAGFGVPGLPEHGFAWAVDRMIAGHLFVDESDDANHALELADGSELLPLAGVEGDAAQAMAALDGLLTVVQRVQTLSTREMTASRWATALVALCEQALRIDTQDRAAREAWDTLLQLLRGLQEETAAAGVDPVLHWSVVQERTLAALDAVPERQPFLLGGATFCGMVPQRAIPFRFIAVLGLDDGEFPRTPNDGGLDLMARLRRIGDREQRSDDRYLFLETLMSARDRLHLGWIGEGVGDGQPRNPAAPLAELMAMLERADAIADARMPPVETPEGEESPRTHAKTQAWRVAHPLQPFDARYFDARDARLYTFDASQVPLRKTRAKADDEAASSATADANEAVATPPERITLRDLVAYFRDPGRHLLERHARAKLDALDDDGLEGEEPLAPTLPAFDSVARRLFREGAADDVAPDWLRLSGRLPSGALGEAAWQHEAGVLRDIRAAAEREGIAPGTPRDIPIDLVLDIDGHAMPLQGHVRNVFDRAEGGLQLIGIPVGNKGLKKAKELGFRHYLPLFIEWLALRLATPAEVPVRIAMLCDEKSDAWAAAINDWDASLQTGDTSLDEVRARLTQLAGWWLEAPQHPLRWFPDTAQAAVDVRDQKDMPAVERAVRDRWLGNWGAGERDRAPGANALLAGDESFDAGSPALHALIDFARQVDACLHFASPKPAEGDA